A DNA window from Vigna angularis cultivar LongXiaoDou No.4 chromosome 1, ASM1680809v1, whole genome shotgun sequence contains the following coding sequences:
- the LOC108340244 gene encoding uncharacterized protein LOC108340244, whose protein sequence is MATAAMLQLGILIITLSLFFIMHTIRSQTTQTRTRTRSKNRPPEPNRHLTQASRHLARARSTSHRAQHAKSALMEIDKALSIWPRDPWAHILRGQALELMGHRAAAIKSLDAALSSPAAKSLSAEERANALMRRAEMKVGVNRRRRVESAIEDLVEAVEVDGRKGSEWEVMCLLGKCYEWKGMKEEAKDAFQKVLQVHPHSEEARDGLRRLGLFTDK, encoded by the coding sequence ATGGCGACAGCAGCCATGTTGCAGTTGGGCATTTTAATCATAACGCTTTCTTTGTTCTTCATCATGCACACTATTCGTAGCCAAACAACCCAAACCAGAACTCGAACCCGCAGCAAGAACCGCCCACCTGAACCGAACCGCCACTTAACCCAAGCATCGCGCCACCTGGCTCGGGCCAGATCCACCTCGCACCGAGCCCAACACGCCAAGAGCGCTCTCATGGAAATCGATAAAGCCCTCTCCATCTGGCCCAGAGACCCGTGGGCCCACATCCTCCGAGGACAAGCCCTCGAACTCATGGGCCACCGCGCCGCCGCCATCAAGTCTCTCGATGCCGCCCTATCCTCGCCGGCAGCCAAGTCCCTCTCCGCCGAGGAGCGAGCTAACGCGCTGATGAGGAGGGCGGAGATGAAAGTGGGCGTGAACCGGCGGCGGCGGGTTGAGTCGGCGATTGAGGATTTGGTGGAGGCCGTGGAAGTGGATGGAAGGAAAGGGAGTGAGTGGGAGGTGATGTGCTTGCTCGGAAAGTGTTACGAATGGAAGGGAATGAAAGAAGAGGCTAAGGATGCGTTCCAGAAGGTTCTTCAGGTTCATCCTCATTCGGAGGAGGCTCGTGATGGTTTACGTCGATTAGGACTTTTTACGGATAAATGA
- the LOC108333506 gene encoding AP2-like ethylene-responsive transcription factor AIL6: MAGATNWLTFSLTPVEMLRSPDSSSHCMLDNFYATNGWTNSKELMDSESENQPLLVPKAEDFFENQTETQQDDSSLTQIYDHGSASVYFGDQQDLNAIPGFQAFSGTNSSSELDDSASDKTTLVAPAELGAHSGESSKGALSLCDGVAHDKAITAVELATPKKVSHTIGQRTSIYRGVTRHRWTGRYEAHLWDNSCRREGQARKGRQVYLGGYDKEEKAARAYDLAAIKYWGPTATTNFPISNYTKELEEMKHSGKQEFIASLRRKSSGFSRGASAYRGVTRHHQQGRWQARIGRVAGNKDLYLGTFATEEEAAEAYDIAAIKFRGASAVTNFEMSRYDVENILNSSLPVGGVAKRLKLSSSPESEKKAIVTDEQPEGTNESSTINFSAIQPVASIPYDSANAYPQNLFHQFHHSNSGSSSSVQESDAIVTNATALTILPPPPAVPGFFLWPPQSF, from the exons GGTGGACAAATTCCAAGGAATTAATGGATTCTGAGAGTGAAAACCAGCCACTGCTGGTGCCGAAAGCGGAAGATTTTTTTGAGAACCAAACTGAGACGCAGCAAGACGATTCTTCGCTGACCCAAATTTATGACCATGGCTCTGCCTCTGTTTACTTCGGCGACCAGCAAGATCTGAACGCGATTCCAGGGTTTCAAGCATTCTCGGGTACCAACTCGAGCTCTGAGTTGGATGACTCGGCCTCAGACAAGACCACTCTGGTTGCACCAGCTGAGTTAGGTGCCCACTCAGGAGAGTCTAGCAAAGGAGCTTTGTCTTTATGTGATGGTGTTGCACATGACAAAGCCATCACTGCGGTGGAGCTTGCTACACCTAAGAAGGTTTCTCATACTATTGGCCAGAGAACTTCCATATACAGAGGGGTCACAAG ACACCGATGGACGGGTAGATATGAAGCGCATCTATGGGATAACAGCTGTAGACGAGAGGGTCAGGCCAGGAAGGGGCGTCAAG TGTACTTGG GTGGATATGACAAGGAGGAAAAGGCTGCTAGAGCGTATGATTTAGCAGCTATCAAGTACTGGGGACCAACAGCAACCACCAACTTTCCT ATTTCCAATTATACAAAGGAATTGGAGGAGATGAAACATTCAGGAAAGCAAGAATTCATTGCATCACTGCGAAG GAAAAGTAGTGGGTTTTCAAGGGGAGCTTCCGCATACAGGGGGGTTACGAG GCATCATCAACAGGGTAGATGGCAAGCAAGAATCGGCCGAGTTGCGGGAAACAAGGATCTATATCTGGGAACATTTG CGACTGAAGAGGAAGCAGCAGAGGCATATGATATTGCAGCCATAAAGTTCAGAGGTGCAAGCGCTGTAACAAATTTTGAGATGAGCAGATATGATGTGGAGAATATATTGAATAGCTCTCTTCCAGTAGGTGGGGTAGCAAAACGATTGAAGCTTTCGTCCTCCCCAGAATCGGAGAAGAAAGCTATTGTTACTGATGAACAACCTGAGGGCACAAACGAGAGTAGCACCATCAATTTCTCTGCCATTCAGCCAGTTGCATCTATACCTTATGATTCTGCGAACGCGTACCCACAAAACCTTTTCCACCAGTTTCATCATTCCAACAGTGGAAGTAGTAGCTCAGTACAAGAGTCTGATGCAATTGTGACCAATGCAACTGCACTGACCATCCTTCCACCACCACCTGCTGTTCCTGGGTTCTTTTTATGGCCTCCTCAGTCCTTTTGA
- the LOC108338870 gene encoding receptor-like cytosolic serine/threonine-protein kinase RBK1 isoform X2, whose protein sequence is MEKVEKKGKETKEKKWTRKLELPSIMGNPKKEVACDDDVLASPRDVFGVPVSGTDSDSTGSSNYNGLGSPGVVSNRCLRDPQNQQWKTMIDVLRFKSVRRFSTIPLLGASYEISRRSLRNKLARIRPANDDDDLDSCIDIDGIATKPSWRNFNYADLVAATDDFNPENMIGKGGHAEVYKGCLPDGRVVAVKRLMRNEKDIEDTVGDFLSELGIIAHINHPNATRLIGFGIDQGLYFVLQLAPHGSLASLLFGPQCLEWTVRFKVAVAVAKGLQYLHHDCPRRIIHRDIKASNILLNDNNEAEISDFGLAKWLPDKWAHHVVFPIEGTFGYLAPEYFMHGIVDEKTDVFAFGVLLLELITGRRAVDSNSRESLVIWAKPLLDAKLVQELVDPRLGANYDLAEMKYCMETASLCIHHMSSKRPYMDLLLKGEEVPVELNHNSPTPRSLLIDACDLEDYTCSNYLNDLNRHRQLLME, encoded by the exons atgGAGAAAGTagagaaaaagggaaaagaaaccaaagaaaagaaatggaCGCGGAAACTGGAGTTACCGTCGATAATGGGGAACCCGAAGAAAGAGGTTGCATGCGACGACGACGTATTGGCGTCGCCGAGGGATGTATTTGGGGTTCCCGTTTCGGGGACGGATTCGGACAGCACGGGGAGCAGCAACTACAATGGGCTTGGATCGCCCGGAGTGGTCTCAAATCGGTGCCTGAGAGACCCGCAGAACCAGCAATGGAAGACGATGATCGACGTGTTGAGGTTCAAGTCCGTTAGAAGATTCTCGACTATTCCTCTGCTTGGGGCGAGTTACGAGATCTCGCGCCGGAGCCTGAGGAACAAGTTGGCCCGTATTCGACCTGCCAATGACGACGATGATTTGGATTCTTGTATTGACATTGACGGCATTGCCACCAAGCCTTCTTGGAGAAACTTCAATTACGCTGACCTCGTCGCTGCAACCGACGATTTCAACCCTG AGAACATGATCGGAAAAGGTGGTCATGCTGAAGTCTACAAAGGATGCTTACCTGATGGTCGAGTTGTAGCAGTTAAAAGGCTAATGAGGAATGAAAAGGACATCGAGGATACAGTTGGTGATTTCTTGTCAGAGCTTGGAATCATTGCTCACATTAACCACCCAAATGCAACACGCTTGATAGGGTTTGGGATCGACCAAGGTCTCTATTTTGTTCTACAATTGGCCCCACATGGAAGCCTTGCCTCTCTGCTCTTTG GACCTCAATGTCTGGAATGGACTGTAAGGTTTAAAGTAGCTGTTGCGGTTGCAAAAGGATTACAGTATCTCCACCACGATTGCCCGAGAAGAATCATTCACAGAGACATCAAAGCCTCAAATATATTACTCAACGACAATAATGAAGCTGAG ATATCAGACTTTGGATTGGCAAAGTGGCTCCCAGATAAATGGGCTCACCATGTTGTCTTCCCAATAGAAGGCACATTTGG GTATTTAGCTCCGGAGTACTTTATGCATGGAATAGTTGATGAGAAGACTGATGTTTTTGCATTTGGGGTTTTGTTACTCGAGCTTATAACAGGGCGTCGAGCAGTTGATTCCAATAGCAGGGAAAGTCTTGTGATCTGG GCCAAACCACTTCTGGATGCAAAGCTGGTCCAAGAATTGGTAGACCCCAGATTGGGAGCTAATTATGATCTGGCCGAAATGAAGTATTGCATGGAAACGGCTTCCTTGTGCATCCATCACATGTCCTCTAAGCGGCCATACATGGATCTG CTActgaaaggagaagaagtgcCAGTAGAACTCAATCACAACTCACCTACTCCAAGATCACTCTTGATAGATGCATGTGACCTGGAAGATTACACTTGCTCTAACTATTTGAACGACCTCAATCGCCACAGGCAATTACTCATGGAGTGA
- the LOC108338870 gene encoding receptor-like cytosolic serine/threonine-protein kinase RBK1 isoform X1, producing the protein MEKVEKKGKETKEKKWTRKLELPSIMGNPKKEVACDDDVLASPRDVFGVPVSGTDSDSTGSSNYNGLGSPGVVSNRCLRDPQNQQWKTMIDVLRFKSVRRFSTIPLLGASYEISRRSLRNKLARIRPANDDDDLDSCIDIDGIATKPSWRNFNYADLVAATDDFNPENMIGKGGHAEVYKGCLPDGRVVAVKRLMRNEKDIEDTVGDFLSELGIIAHINHPNATRLIGFGIDQGLYFVLQLAPHGSLASLLFGPQCLEWTVRFKVAVAVAKGLQYLHHDCPRRIIHRDIKASNILLNDNNEAEISDFGLAKWLPDKWAHHVVFPIEGTFGYLAPEYFMHGIVDEKTDVFAFGVLLLELITGRRAVDSNSRESLVIWAKPLLDAKLVQELVDPRLGANYDLAEMKYCMETASLCIHHMSSKRPYMDLVVQLLKGEEVPVELNHNSPTPRSLLIDACDLEDYTCSNYLNDLNRHRQLLME; encoded by the exons atgGAGAAAGTagagaaaaagggaaaagaaaccaaagaaaagaaatggaCGCGGAAACTGGAGTTACCGTCGATAATGGGGAACCCGAAGAAAGAGGTTGCATGCGACGACGACGTATTGGCGTCGCCGAGGGATGTATTTGGGGTTCCCGTTTCGGGGACGGATTCGGACAGCACGGGGAGCAGCAACTACAATGGGCTTGGATCGCCCGGAGTGGTCTCAAATCGGTGCCTGAGAGACCCGCAGAACCAGCAATGGAAGACGATGATCGACGTGTTGAGGTTCAAGTCCGTTAGAAGATTCTCGACTATTCCTCTGCTTGGGGCGAGTTACGAGATCTCGCGCCGGAGCCTGAGGAACAAGTTGGCCCGTATTCGACCTGCCAATGACGACGATGATTTGGATTCTTGTATTGACATTGACGGCATTGCCACCAAGCCTTCTTGGAGAAACTTCAATTACGCTGACCTCGTCGCTGCAACCGACGATTTCAACCCTG AGAACATGATCGGAAAAGGTGGTCATGCTGAAGTCTACAAAGGATGCTTACCTGATGGTCGAGTTGTAGCAGTTAAAAGGCTAATGAGGAATGAAAAGGACATCGAGGATACAGTTGGTGATTTCTTGTCAGAGCTTGGAATCATTGCTCACATTAACCACCCAAATGCAACACGCTTGATAGGGTTTGGGATCGACCAAGGTCTCTATTTTGTTCTACAATTGGCCCCACATGGAAGCCTTGCCTCTCTGCTCTTTG GACCTCAATGTCTGGAATGGACTGTAAGGTTTAAAGTAGCTGTTGCGGTTGCAAAAGGATTACAGTATCTCCACCACGATTGCCCGAGAAGAATCATTCACAGAGACATCAAAGCCTCAAATATATTACTCAACGACAATAATGAAGCTGAG ATATCAGACTTTGGATTGGCAAAGTGGCTCCCAGATAAATGGGCTCACCATGTTGTCTTCCCAATAGAAGGCACATTTGG GTATTTAGCTCCGGAGTACTTTATGCATGGAATAGTTGATGAGAAGACTGATGTTTTTGCATTTGGGGTTTTGTTACTCGAGCTTATAACAGGGCGTCGAGCAGTTGATTCCAATAGCAGGGAAAGTCTTGTGATCTGG GCCAAACCACTTCTGGATGCAAAGCTGGTCCAAGAATTGGTAGACCCCAGATTGGGAGCTAATTATGATCTGGCCGAAATGAAGTATTGCATGGAAACGGCTTCCTTGTGCATCCATCACATGTCCTCTAAGCGGCCATACATGGATCTG gtTGTGCAGCTActgaaaggagaagaagtgcCAGTAGAACTCAATCACAACTCACCTACTCCAAGATCACTCTTGATAGATGCATGTGACCTGGAAGATTACACTTGCTCTAACTATTTGAACGACCTCAATCGCCACAGGCAATTACTCATGGAGTGA
- the LOC108337190 gene encoding UDP-glycosyltransferase 91A1, which translates to MANDKEKVLHIVMLPWLAFGHMIPNLELAKLIAGKGHRVSFVSTPRNIERLPKVSQNLATLIDFVKLPLPKVPNLPENAEATTDVPYDVVQYLKKAYDTLEEPFTHFLESSKADWLFYDFAPFWAASVASKLCIRKAFYSICTPPFLGFLGPPSVLMGHDSSYRQKPEDYIVAPPWVPFPTTVAFRYYEIMRIVDSLSSQNNSGVADTNRFGVSIQNCDIVFIRGCTEFESEWFHLLESIYQKPVLPVGQLPSTAPVGGEDNDTWRWMKGWLDKQARGSVVYVAFGSEAKPTQDEVTEIALGLEKSKLPFLWLLRVQRGPYDPDVLRLPEGFEERIKGRGVVCSSWAPQLKILEHVAVGGFLTHSGWTSVVEAVQNEKPLVLLTFLADQGINARVLEEKKMGYSVPRDERDGSFSSDSVADSLKLVVVEEKGKIYRERIKEMKDLFVNGERQDRYIDNLIHNLKSLSKC; encoded by the coding sequence ATGGCCAATGATAAGGAAAAGGTTCTCCACATAGTAATGCTTCCATGGCTAGCCTTTGGACACATGATCCCGAACCTCGAGCTAGCCAAGCTCATTGCTGGAAAGGGTCACCGTGTGAGCTTCGTATCCACTCCTCGAAACATAGAGCGTCTCCCCAAAGTCTCGCAAAACTTGGCCACACTCATCGACTTCGTCAAGCTTCCGCTGCCCAAAGTCCCAAACCTTCCAGAAAATGCAGAGGCCACCACCGACGTCCCCTACGACGTCGTTCAATACCTGAAGAAAGCCTACGATACTTTGGAAGAACCCTTCACCCATTTTCTCGAATCTTCCAAAGCCGATTGGCTCTTCTACGACTTCGCTCCCTTCTGGGCAGCTTCTGTAGCTTCCAAACTTTGCATAAGGAAGGCCTTTTACAGCATTTGCACTCCACCCTTCCTCGGCTTCTTAGGACCCCCTTCCGTCCTCATGGGCCACGACAGTTCATACCGCCAAAAACCTGAAGACTACATCGTTGCTCCTCCGTGGGTCCCTTTCCCGACCACCGTCGCCTTCCGTTACTACGAGATCATGCGAATCGTGGACAGCCTCTCCTCCCAAAACAACTCCGGCGTCGCCGACACGAACCGGTTCGGTGTCAGTATTCAGAACTGCGATATCGTTTTTATTCGAGGATGCACTGAGTTCGAATCGGAGTGGTTTCATCTGCTGGAGAGCATTTACCAGAAGCCAGTTCTCCCGGTGGGGCAGCTACCCAGCACGGCGCCTGTTGGCGGCGAGGACAACGACACGTGGAGGTGGATGAAGGGCTGGTTGGACAAGCAGGCGCGTGGGAGCGTTGTGTACGTGGCGTTCGGGAGCGAAGCGAAACCGACGCAAGATGAAGTGACGGAGATAGCTTTAGGTTTGGAGAAATCGAAGCTTCCGTTTTTGTGGTTGCTGAGGGTTCAGCGTGGTCCGTATGACCCAGATGTGCTGAGGTTGCCGGAAGGGTTCGAGGAACGAATTAAGGGACGTGGAGTTGTGTGCAGCAGTTGGGCACCGCAGTTGAAGATATTGGAACACGTGGCTGTTGGTGGGTTCTTGACTCACTCCGGTTGGACATCTGTGGTGGAGGCTGTTCAGAACGAGAAACCGTTGGTTCTGTTAACGTTCTTGGCAGACCAAGGGATAAATGCGAGGGTGTTGGAGGAGAAGAAGATGGGATACTCTGTGCCCAGAGATGAACGAGATGGATCGTTCTCGAGTGACTCGGTCGCTGACTCATTGAAACTGGTTGTGGTTGAAGAAAAGGGAAAGATCTACagagaaagaataaaagagaTGAAGGATTTGTTTGTCAATGGAGAGCGACAGGATAGGTATATCGATAATCTCATACACAACCTTAAAAGCCTCTCTAAATGTTAA